Proteins encoded in a region of the Triticum dicoccoides isolate Atlit2015 ecotype Zavitan chromosome 3A, WEW_v2.0, whole genome shotgun sequence genome:
- the LOC119272780 gene encoding GDSL esterase/lipase At4g10955-like, translating to MYMLTGTRDREEHRRCIAACLVKGTYVLENDRTLCRIEPKALAPAWWKSFHFDLVSVLTDRSFMHSRDQFIFGAIYKHVAPPPRHPSSPRYIIAFRGTMPLHPKAVHDFCLDFKVIFNTLPDSKRCKRARLGVESLLATIPGVPADSDVWLTGHSLGASVALDVGRAMMLDSKQGRNLPTFLFNPPQVSLAPVINKLLLSPLSEPVKTKLQDANNLIKAGLGLVLSPHRRHMEEIFHKLSRWVPSLYVHDKDIVCQGFIDHFEQRRQLEKCFHGLAGSAVKLSYRDMLYSFVRSKEKELPHLLPSATLWRNSSMDKDVNWLHRRFHAHELQQWWKADAELGLSPSSYSL from the coding sequence ATGTATATGCTCACAGGGACAAGGGACAGGGAGGAGCACCGGCGCTGCATCGCCGCCTGCCTCGTCAAAGGGACCTACGTCCTCGAGAACGACAGGACACTGTGCAGGATAGAGCCGAAAGCGCTGGCGCCGGCGTGGTGGAAGAGCTTCCACTTCGACCTGGTGAGCGTGCTCACAGACCGCTCCTTCATGCACAGTCGCGACCAGTTCATCTTCGGCGCCATTTACAAGCACGTGGCCCCGCCTCCTCGCCACCCCTCCTCTCCGCGCTACATCATCGCCTTCCGAGGAACCATGCCGCTGCACCCCAAGGCGGTGCACGACTTCTGCCTCGACTTCAAGGTCATCTTCAACACCCTCCCCGACTCGAAGCGCTGCAAGCGCGCGCGCCTCGGGGTGGAGAGCCTCCTCGCCACCATCCCCGGCGTCCCCGCCGACTCCGACGTCTGGCTCACGGGGCACTCTCTCGGCGCCTCGGTGGCGCTGGACGTGGGGCGGGCTATGATGCTGGACAGCAAGCAGGGGCGCAACCTGCCGACCTTCCTCTTCAACCCGCCTCAGGTGTCGTTGGCTCCGGTGATCAACAAGCTGCTCCTGTCGCCGCtgtcggagccggtgaagacgaagcTGCAAGACGCCAACAACCTCATCAAGGCTGGTCTCGGGTTGGTCCTGAGTCCCCaccggaggcacatggaggagatcTTCCACAAGCTGTCACGGTGGGTGCCCAGTCTGTACGTCCACGACAAGGACATCGTCTGCCAGGGCTTTATCGACCACTTCGAGCAGCGGAGGCAGCTCGAAAAGTGCTTCCACGGTCTCGCCGGGTCCGCCGTAAAGCTTTCGTACCGTGACATGCTCTACTCGTTCGTGCGTTCCAAGGAGAAGGAGCTGCCACACCTCCTGCCGTCGGCGACGCTGTGGAGGAACTCAAGCATGGACAAGGACGTCAACTGGCTCCACCGGCGGTTCCACGCGCACGAGCTGCAGCAGTGGTGGAAAGCAGACGCCGAGCTCGGGTTAAGTCCCAGCAGCTATAGCCTATAG